The Haloarcula pelagica genome includes a region encoding these proteins:
- a CDS encoding HalOD1 output domain-containing protein — protein sequence MTDESRPADELTASWHGRYLARWGNDTPLYEAVTDAVSTVTGDARSAVASRYDRAHAFALSQLFGGADGASTPSTGVVKFVLSECVVSVHSDGQLSVSLADRERNAID from the coding sequence ATGACCGATGAATCTCGGCCCGCTGACGAATTGACAGCATCGTGGCACGGCCGCTACCTGGCTCGCTGGGGCAATGATACACCCCTCTACGAAGCCGTCACTGACGCCGTTTCGACTGTTACCGGCGATGCCCGTTCGGCAGTCGCCTCCCGCTATGATCGGGCGCATGCGTTCGCGCTCAGTCAGCTGTTCGGCGGAGCTGACGGAGCGTCGACGCCATCGACTGGGGTGGTCAAGTTCGTTCTCTCCGAGTGTGTCGTCTCGGTCCACAGCGACGGGCAACTCTCGGTCAGCCTCGCTGACCGTGAACGTAACGCGATTGACTAA
- a CDS encoding ATPase domain-containing protein, translating to MPDNSSDTTNEEIKLVASGIPELDELLNGGYIRGRTYLVQGASGTGKSLLGQHFLRAGLDADETVVYIHGEESRHDILVNAARLDVDIRDAEFLDIGPGTDFFAEDKSYNLVEATEVESEQFTQDIKHVIEDVDPARILIDPITQLQYVERDEYQYRKRLQSLIRFLRDRQVTTVATRTLDRERTRESTHDDFESLSDGVINLYLDEHERRIAVPKHRGLGQVDGTHGLEIREHGIEVYPQTIPEHDNRTFDPELVSTGHASLDGLLGGGIERGTVSFISGPTGIGKSTTGAQILSGIVEDGGTALGYLFEESIDQFVHRSETLGLPISEMQTQGSLALTETEPLVRSAEEFDQHVLDQVDEHAPDAVFIDGLSGYKISLQGSDQRLVRRLHGLTRILKNRGIAVIVTDEADRLTGIPEATSTNTSYIADNIVFLTYVEVDGELDRAIGVVKKRLGDFDSRFQRFAIESGEGLVIEGPFETVRGIMQGSSTHRVPDEYQQTTDQS from the coding sequence GTGCCTGATAACTCCAGCGACACGACGAACGAGGAAATCAAGCTGGTAGCGTCGGGTATCCCCGAGCTGGACGAACTGCTCAACGGAGGGTATATCCGGGGCCGTACGTACCTCGTCCAGGGCGCATCGGGAACGGGGAAATCGCTTCTCGGTCAGCACTTCCTACGAGCGGGACTCGATGCCGACGAGACAGTCGTCTACATCCACGGCGAAGAGTCCAGACACGACATTCTCGTCAACGCAGCACGACTCGATGTCGACATTCGGGACGCCGAGTTTTTGGACATCGGGCCCGGGACGGACTTTTTCGCCGAGGACAAGTCCTACAACCTGGTCGAGGCAACTGAAGTCGAATCCGAGCAATTCACGCAGGATATCAAACACGTAATCGAGGATGTCGACCCGGCCCGGATTCTCATCGACCCGATAACACAACTCCAGTACGTGGAACGGGACGAATACCAGTACCGGAAGCGCTTGCAATCGCTCATCCGCTTTCTCCGGGACCGGCAGGTGACGACAGTCGCAACGCGAACACTCGACAGGGAACGGACTCGCGAAAGCACGCACGACGATTTCGAATCGCTCAGCGACGGCGTCATCAACCTGTATCTCGACGAGCACGAACGCCGGATCGCGGTCCCGAAACACCGTGGCCTCGGACAGGTAGACGGCACTCACGGACTCGAAATCCGCGAGCACGGGATCGAAGTCTACCCACAGACCATCCCGGAACACGACAACCGAACGTTCGATCCGGAACTCGTTTCTACCGGACACGCATCCCTCGACGGTCTCCTCGGTGGCGGAATCGAACGCGGGACCGTCTCGTTTATCAGCGGCCCGACCGGCATCGGCAAATCGACCACCGGTGCGCAGATACTCTCGGGCATCGTCGAAGACGGTGGGACAGCACTCGGATACCTTTTCGAGGAGTCTATCGACCAGTTCGTCCATCGTTCGGAAACCCTCGGACTCCCGATCTCGGAGATGCAGACGCAGGGATCACTGGCGCTGACAGAGACCGAACCGCTCGTGCGTTCGGCCGAGGAGTTCGATCAGCACGTCCTCGACCAGGTCGACGAGCACGCACCGGACGCGGTGTTCATCGACGGGCTCTCGGGCTACAAGATCTCACTCCAGGGCAGCGATCAGCGACTCGTTCGCCGGCTGCACGGTCTCACCCGGATACTCAAAAATCGCGGTATCGCGGTCATCGTCACGGACGAGGCGGACCGTCTCACCGGCATCCCGGAAGCCACGAGTACGAACACCAGCTACATCGCGGACAACATCGTGTTTCTCACGTATGTGGAGGTCGACGGCGAACTGGACCGAGCGATCGGCGTTGTAAAAAAACGGCTCGGTGATTTCGACAGCCGGTTCCAGCGGTTTGCTATCGAGTCCGGCGAGGGGCTGGTTATCGAAGGACCGTTCGAGACCGTTCGAGGGATCATGCAGGGTAGTTCAACGCATCGCGTTCCAGACGAGTACCAACAGACAACCGACCAATCATGA
- a CDS encoding UPF0175 family protein produces MARITGSYPDDLDLLIEGAVEAGVFSGKSDALREFVREYFEDHESERIAAAVALYERERITLGDAARLAAVDRWTMRDILREHGVELRLGLVDEEDAVDEVEAASELEFGDEDSSDEESRAK; encoded by the coding sequence ATGGCTCGAATCACCGGCTCGTATCCAGACGATCTCGATCTCCTCATCGAGGGCGCTGTCGAGGCTGGTGTGTTCAGTGGCAAGAGCGATGCGTTGCGAGAGTTCGTGCGTGAATACTTCGAGGACCACGAAAGCGAGCGTATTGCAGCTGCGGTCGCCCTCTACGAACGCGAGCGGATCACACTCGGTGATGCTGCGAGACTCGCTGCTGTCGACCGCTGGACGATGCGTGACATCCTCCGTGAGCACGGTGTTGAACTCCGCCTCGGACTCGTCGACGAAGAAGACGCAGTCGACGAAGTAGAGGCGGCGAGCGAACTCGAATTCGGTGATGAAGACTCGTCTGATGAGGAGTCACGTGCCAAATGA
- a CDS encoding PAS domain S-box protein produces the protein MTDRSSREVSERHTVQLFIHGDNDREALEEFLDERYDVIVDDTLQPVDCYLVGEQMVPTYRETLREHKKEAHPTFTPVLLIQQEGSRGTVPLPSEQNGDGPPLIDEVVAAPVDRTTLFRRVGNLLARREQSVELSTRYEDVQIRFQRLFDSTNDAIFVVAPSGDEITECNPAACYLVGYSRDELLSVSPTETIHADDRERFRSFLQQVQEAGQGSTDDLTCQTKDGEKRQLEVSAATLEDSDQSPVILSARDVTDRKAYARELELKSQAMDKAPVGITITDPDREDNPMIYVNEGFEALTGYSESESLGRNCRFLQGEATREEPVAEMRTAVEKDEPVSVELRNYRKDGSQFWNRVSIAPVRDDAGTVENYVGFQEDVSERKEREMDLQLFKKAVENAGHAVFITDREGTIEYVNPKFESRSGYTREEAVGRTPRIIKSGKQDEEFYDRMWQTILSGEQWNASLINQRKNGELYHVDQTISPIANDDGEITHFVTIESDVTNRRLRKQQLDVLNRVLRHNLKNGMNVIQGRAELLRESLSDDESQAHVRAIERRSDAMESLGDKAETVRSLFEKEVSAETATNVTELVSDIVTTVSEEYSTTSFDLDGSDPLYVRADSRLKLAVKELLDNAVVHNDQPEPEVTVTTRPSKKKQSAEWIDIEIVDNGPGIPDQSWRRSIRARKRRSSTAADSGSGSSTGLSRCTVAKSPS, from the coding sequence ATGACCGACCGGTCGAGTCGCGAAGTGAGTGAGCGACACACGGTACAACTCTTTATTCACGGGGACAACGACCGGGAAGCGCTCGAAGAATTTCTCGACGAGCGGTACGACGTCATCGTCGATGACACCCTCCAGCCCGTCGATTGTTATCTCGTTGGTGAACAGATGGTACCGACGTACCGCGAGACGTTACGCGAGCACAAAAAAGAGGCCCATCCGACCTTCACGCCCGTACTGTTGATCCAACAGGAAGGGTCAAGGGGAACGGTCCCGCTGCCGTCAGAGCAGAACGGCGACGGCCCACCGCTCATTGACGAAGTGGTGGCTGCACCCGTCGACCGGACGACCCTGTTTCGTCGTGTGGGGAATTTGTTGGCGAGGCGTGAGCAGTCGGTGGAGTTGTCCACGCGCTACGAGGACGTGCAGATTCGATTTCAGCGGCTGTTCGATTCGACGAACGACGCGATCTTCGTTGTTGCTCCATCTGGCGACGAGATCACCGAGTGTAATCCGGCAGCGTGTTACCTCGTGGGATATTCGCGCGACGAATTGCTCTCTGTATCCCCGACTGAGACGATCCACGCCGACGATCGAGAGCGGTTTCGGTCCTTTCTCCAGCAGGTACAGGAGGCGGGGCAGGGATCGACCGACGACCTCACATGTCAGACGAAGGATGGAGAAAAGCGACAGTTGGAGGTGTCGGCCGCGACGCTCGAGGATTCCGACCAGTCACCGGTAATCCTCTCTGCACGCGACGTGACAGACCGGAAAGCGTACGCACGAGAGCTTGAACTGAAGTCCCAGGCGATGGACAAAGCGCCCGTCGGGATCACCATTACTGATCCCGACCGAGAGGACAACCCGATGATCTACGTAAACGAGGGATTTGAAGCGCTGACGGGGTATTCTGAATCGGAATCGCTCGGGCGCAACTGTCGGTTTCTCCAGGGTGAGGCGACTCGAGAGGAACCCGTCGCCGAAATGCGGACGGCGGTTGAGAAGGACGAGCCGGTGTCCGTGGAACTCCGGAACTACCGAAAGGACGGCAGTCAGTTCTGGAACCGCGTCAGTATCGCGCCGGTGAGAGACGACGCCGGAACCGTCGAGAATTACGTCGGATTCCAGGAGGACGTCTCCGAGCGCAAAGAGCGCGAGATGGACCTACAGCTGTTCAAAAAAGCCGTCGAGAACGCAGGACATGCGGTCTTCATCACTGACAGGGAAGGAACTATCGAGTACGTGAATCCGAAATTCGAATCCCGATCCGGCTATACTCGTGAGGAAGCCGTCGGTCGAACCCCCCGCATCATCAAATCAGGCAAACAGGACGAGGAGTTCTACGATCGGATGTGGCAGACGATCCTTTCGGGCGAGCAGTGGAATGCAAGTCTCATCAATCAGCGCAAAAACGGGGAGCTGTATCACGTCGACCAGACGATCTCGCCCATAGCGAACGACGACGGAGAGATCACGCACTTCGTCACGATCGAGTCCGACGTGACGAATCGACGGTTGCGCAAACAGCAACTCGACGTGCTCAATCGCGTCTTGCGCCACAACCTCAAGAACGGGATGAACGTGATTCAGGGCCGGGCCGAACTACTCCGCGAATCGCTGAGCGATGACGAATCGCAGGCGCACGTGCGGGCGATCGAAAGACGATCGGATGCCATGGAGTCGCTGGGTGACAAAGCCGAAACTGTGCGCTCATTGTTCGAAAAGGAAGTATCAGCTGAGACTGCTACCAATGTGACGGAGTTAGTTAGCGATATCGTCACCACCGTTTCTGAAGAGTATTCGACCACTTCATTCGATCTTGATGGTTCTGACCCACTCTACGTTCGAGCAGATAGCCGGTTGAAGCTGGCAGTGAAGGAACTGCTGGATAATGCTGTCGTCCACAACGACCAACCCGAACCCGAGGTGACGGTTACCACCAGACCATCCAAAAAAAAGCAGTCTGCAGAGTGGATCGACATCGAAATTGTGGATAACGGACCGGGGATTCCAGATCAGAGCTGGAGACGATCAATCAGGGCGAGGAAACGCCGCTCCAGCACGGCAGCGGACTCGGGCTCTGGATCGTCTACTGGACTGTCTCGCTGTACGGTGGCGAAGTCACCTTCGTGA
- a CDS encoding twitching motility protein PilT, which produces MTGDDIPANPSVLNTTVLSNFAYIDQLWVVAALAGICTVPVVREELEHGVDDHPYLQSALDTLDDEIPVATISDTVANREAVVSDHLDPGEAQAFALADGRLLTDDGDARSFTKDQGVTVVGSVGMLLAAIEAEKIDEPTADEWLSTWIDEMGYYVPHSRFRHIGEIRIPPPP; this is translated from the coding sequence ATGACAGGTGACGATATTCCAGCGAACCCGAGCGTCCTGAACACGACCGTCCTCTCGAATTTCGCCTACATCGATCAGCTGTGGGTAGTTGCTGCCCTCGCTGGAATCTGTACGGTACCAGTCGTCCGTGAGGAGCTCGAACACGGCGTTGATGACCATCCATATCTTCAGTCGGCACTCGATACACTCGACGACGAGATTCCAGTCGCGACGATTTCGGATACCGTCGCAAACAGAGAGGCGGTTGTCAGTGACCATCTCGATCCCGGTGAAGCACAGGCGTTTGCCTTGGCGGACGGTCGGCTACTGACCGACGACGGGGATGCCCGATCGTTTACGAAAGACCAGGGCGTGACCGTTGTCGGGTCGGTCGGGATGCTGTTGGCTGCGATCGAGGCTGAAAAGATTGATGAGCCAACTGCCGACGAGTGGCTGTCGACATGGATCGATGAAATGGGGTACTACGTGCCACATAGTCGATTTCGGCATATCGGTGAGATACGCATACCGCCCCCTCCATAG
- a CDS encoding zinc ribbon domain-containing protein gives MGQVSLRNNPLLAALLGTMVTGLGHFYLRRWLRALGWLGLIVAASVLFVPESTITALSSGTLTDPFSTLPIVLISAASALDAYLIAKVRRQTDRFQADNTVGSTEADESLTCPACGKPVDPDLGFCHWCTAEFNVVDVSKLERIDENQSD, from the coding sequence ATGGGACAAGTCTCACTCAGAAACAATCCACTACTCGCTGCGCTTCTGGGGACAATGGTTACCGGACTTGGCCACTTCTACCTCCGGCGCTGGCTGAGAGCGCTTGGATGGTTAGGACTCATCGTTGCTGCTTCAGTTCTGTTCGTCCCCGAGTCAACGATAACCGCGCTTAGTTCGGGTACGCTAACCGATCCATTCTCGACTCTCCCGATAGTCCTGATCAGTGCCGCTAGTGCCCTTGACGCGTATCTCATCGCGAAGGTTAGAAGACAAACCGATAGATTCCAGGCAGACAATACTGTCGGGTCAACAGAGGCTGATGAATCTCTAACCTGTCCTGCCTGCGGAAAGCCGGTCGATCCCGATCTCGGATTCTGCCACTGGTGTACAGCCGAATTCAACGTTGTCGACGTCTCCAAACTGGAACGGATCGACGAGAACCAATCAGACTGA
- a CDS encoding PAS domain S-box protein, with the protein MEDTETSETRNENQTDRYRTLVEESNDIATIIDTDGTMTYVSPAVTRVLGYNPEELVGNTGYEYVHPDDREKNADAVEAVLETPDEPQTVEVRFKHADGSWCWIEATMRNRLEDDVIDGILLNSREITERKEQERELRELAGEYEALLNNAEDAIFFLDVDASDDDITFEFDRLSPAYERQTGITTEEVRGETPRDVFGEQEGAELEANYYRCVKAREPISYQEELEIDEEARIWQTNLAPVLTDGDVTRLVGITRNVTDRVERERQLRRQKERLDEFASVISHDLRNPLNVAQGRATILDEQTESEHLDPLLRALDRMEAIIADTLTLARQGETIDETESVSLTDLVGKCWGTVDTDAATLEITDEMTFQGDRDRLRHVFENLFRNAIEHGGTDVTVRVGRVDENTIYVEDDGSGIPADRREEIFEPGHSSTSGGTGFGLTIVKRIVEAHGWTVSVTDGSEGGARFELVMSQ; encoded by the coding sequence ATGGAAGACACTGAGACATCGGAAACTCGGAACGAGAATCAGACGGATCGGTATCGGACGCTCGTCGAAGAGTCGAACGACATCGCCACGATCATCGACACTGACGGAACGATGACGTACGTGAGCCCCGCCGTCACACGAGTGCTCGGCTACAATCCCGAGGAGTTAGTCGGGAACACCGGATACGAATACGTACACCCCGACGACCGTGAAAAAAACGCCGACGCGGTTGAAGCTGTTCTGGAGACCCCGGACGAACCCCAGACCGTCGAAGTCCGATTCAAACACGCCGACGGGTCGTGGTGCTGGATCGAAGCCACGATGCGGAACCGGCTCGAAGACGATGTCATCGACGGTATCCTACTCAACAGCCGGGAGATTACTGAGCGGAAAGAACAGGAACGGGAACTCCGCGAACTGGCTGGAGAGTACGAGGCCCTCCTCAACAATGCAGAGGACGCGATTTTCTTCCTCGATGTCGACGCTTCAGACGACGACATTACGTTCGAGTTCGACCGTCTTAGCCCGGCATACGAGCGACAAACCGGAATCACGACCGAAGAGGTGCGGGGAGAAACGCCTCGTGATGTATTCGGTGAGCAAGAGGGAGCGGAACTCGAAGCGAACTATTACCGGTGTGTCAAAGCTCGTGAGCCGATCTCGTATCAGGAAGAGCTAGAAATCGATGAGGAGGCACGCATCTGGCAGACGAATCTCGCGCCGGTACTCACTGACGGCGACGTAACCCGTCTCGTGGGAATTACCCGGAACGTCACCGACCGCGTCGAACGGGAACGACAGCTTCGTCGGCAAAAGGAGCGTCTCGACGAGTTTGCGAGTGTCATCTCCCACGACCTGCGCAATCCGCTCAACGTCGCACAGGGCCGCGCAACGATCCTCGATGAACAAACGGAGAGCGAACACCTCGATCCACTCCTGCGGGCACTCGACCGGATGGAGGCGATCATCGCGGACACGTTGACGCTCGCTCGGCAAGGCGAGACCATAGACGAAACGGAGTCGGTCAGTCTGACCGATCTCGTCGGGAAGTGCTGGGGAACGGTAGACACAGACGCGGCGACTCTCGAGATAACCGATGAGATGACCTTCCAGGGCGATCGCGACCGATTACGGCACGTGTTCGAGAATCTGTTCCGAAACGCTATCGAACACGGCGGCACGGACGTGACCGTTCGTGTCGGACGTGTCGATGAGAACACTATCTACGTCGAAGACGATGGGTCCGGGATCCCCGCAGATCGGCGCGAGGAGATTTTCGAACCAGGCCATTCTTCGACGAGTGGGGGGACCGGATTCGGACTAACCATCGTAAAACGGATCGTAGAGGCTCACGGGTGGACGGTGTCTGTGACAGACGGGTCTGAGGGCGGGGCGCGGTTCGAGCTTGTGATGTCACAATAG